The Candidatus Sulfotelmatobacter sp. genome includes a region encoding these proteins:
- a CDS encoding sodium-translocating pyrophosphatase yields MTLTTQVGIDAGLIAGVLAILYGAFLISWVLRQPAGNQTMQAIAVAIQEGAMAFLRRQYTTVGIVAIVLALVIGFAPPLGWQAAIGFLIGAILSGAAGFIGMLVSVRANVRTAEAARGGLRPALNLAFKGGAVTGLLVVGLGLLAVSGYYAIVLNINGGDEAKSLASLIGLAFGCSLISVFARLGGGIFTKAADVGADLVGKVEAGIPEDDPRNPAVIADNVGDNVGDCAGMAADLFETYVVTTTAAMLLGHLVLGTVPGATTFPLIIGALSIVASVIGTFFVGVGNVTKSSIMNSLYLGMVVAGVLSAIGFFFAAQSEFGAGVTIGTQTITYVGIFVCAIIGLAVTGLITYITEIYTGTTFPPVKRIAAASVTGHATNVIAGLAVSMQGTALPALTLVVAILVAYGVAGLYGVGIAVMAMLSMAGIVVAIDSFGPITDNAGGIAEMAEMPEDVRNVTDPLDAVGNTTKAVTKGYAIGSAVLAAVVLFASFLQELSSACKANSALTCASNPITFGLQDPLVLAGLLIGGLIVELFASLSMDSVGRAAGGVVEEVRRQFREMPGIMDGTQKPNYATTVDIVTRAALREMIVPALIPVGVPILIVIASYFLPDNGGAKIMGGVLVGAIVVGFFKAIEMTVGGGAWDNAKKYIEDGHYGGKGSPAHAAAVTGDTIGDPYKDTAGPAINPMIKVLNIVALLLVGFLVH; encoded by the coding sequence TTGACTCTGACAACACAGGTCGGGATCGACGCGGGTCTCATCGCCGGCGTCCTGGCCATCCTCTACGGGGCCTTCCTGATCAGCTGGGTACTCCGGCAGCCCGCCGGAAACCAGACCATGCAAGCGATCGCAGTTGCGATCCAAGAAGGCGCGATGGCCTTCCTGCGCCGCCAATACACGACCGTCGGCATCGTCGCGATCGTGCTGGCGCTCGTCATCGGCTTCGCGCCGCCGCTCGGCTGGCAAGCCGCCATCGGCTTCCTCATCGGTGCGATCCTCTCGGGCGCGGCCGGTTTCATCGGCATGCTCGTCTCGGTGCGCGCCAACGTGCGCACGGCCGAGGCGGCTCGCGGCGGCCTGCGCCCCGCGCTCAACCTCGCCTTCAAGGGTGGCGCCGTCACCGGCTTGCTCGTGGTCGGACTGGGCCTGCTCGCGGTCAGCGGTTACTACGCGATCGTGCTGAACATCAACGGCGGCGATGAAGCGAAGTCACTGGCTTCGCTGATCGGGCTCGCCTTCGGGTGTTCGCTGATCTCGGTGTTCGCCCGTCTGGGCGGCGGCATCTTCACCAAGGCCGCCGACGTCGGCGCCGACCTGGTCGGGAAAGTCGAAGCCGGCATTCCCGAAGACGATCCGCGCAACCCGGCCGTCATCGCCGACAACGTCGGCGACAACGTCGGGGACTGCGCCGGTATGGCGGCCGACCTGTTCGAGACGTACGTCGTCACGACGACGGCGGCCATGCTGCTCGGCCACCTCGTGCTCGGCACGGTACCAGGCGCGACGACGTTCCCGCTCATCATCGGCGCGCTCTCGATCGTCGCCTCGGTGATCGGCACGTTCTTCGTCGGCGTCGGCAACGTCACCAAGAGCTCGATCATGAACTCGCTCTATCTCGGCATGGTCGTGGCCGGCGTGCTCAGCGCGATCGGCTTCTTCTTCGCCGCGCAGAGCGAGTTCGGCGCCGGCGTCACCATCGGCACGCAAACGATCACCTACGTCGGTATCTTCGTGTGCGCGATCATCGGTCTGGCCGTGACCGGCTTGATCACCTACATCACCGAGATCTACACCGGCACGACGTTCCCGCCGGTCAAGCGGATCGCCGCCGCGTCGGTCACCGGTCACGCGACCAACGTCATCGCCGGCCTGGCGGTCTCGATGCAGGGCACGGCGCTGCCGGCGCTCACCCTGGTCGTGGCGATCCTGGTCGCCTACGGCGTCGCCGGCTTGTACGGCGTCGGCATCGCGGTCATGGCGATGCTCTCGATGGCCGGTATCGTCGTCGCGATCGACTCGTTCGGTCCGATCACCGACAACGCCGGCGGCATCGCCGAGATGGCCGAAATGCCCGAAGACGTGCGCAACGTGACCGATCCGCTCGACGCGGTCGGCAACACGACGAAGGCCGTCACCAAGGGCTACGCGATCGGCTCCGCCGTGCTGGCGGCGGTCGTGCTGTTCGCCTCGTTCCTGCAAGAGCTCAGCTCGGCGTGCAAGGCCAACAGCGCGCTGACCTGCGCGAGCAACCCGATCACCTTCGGGCTGCAGGATCCGCTGGTGCTCGCGGGCCTGCTGATCGGCGGTCTGATCGTCGAGCTGTTCGCGTCGCTCTCGATGGACTCGGTCGGCCGCGCGGCCGGTGGCGTCGTCGAAGAGGTGCGCCGCCAATTCCGCGAGATGCCCGGCATCATGGACGGCACGCAGAAGCCGAACTACGCGACCACGGTCGACATCGTCACCCGGGCCGCGCTGCGCGAGATGATCGTGCCGGCGCTGATCCCGGTCGGCGTGCCGATCCTGATCGTCATCGCCTCGTACTTCCTGCCCGACAACGGCGGCGCCAAGATCATGGGCGGCGTGCTGGTCGGCGCGATCGTCGTCGGCTTCTTCAAGGCCATCGAGATGACGGTCGGCGGCGGCGCGTGGGACAACGCCAAGAAGTACATCGAGGACGGGCACTACGGCGGCAAAGGCTCGCCGGCGCACGCGGCCGCCGTCACCGGCGACACGATCGGCGACCCGTATAAGGACACCGCCGGGCCGGCCATCAACCCGATGATCAAGGTCCTCAACATCGTCGCGCTCTTACTGGTGGGCTTCCTGGTCCACTAG
- a CDS encoding NAD(P)/FAD-dependent oxidoreductase has translation MRTGIRRPGANEAEQMESTEFLVVGCGPAGGTAAREAARRGVATVVLERDPVVGAKRVCAAGLRPGFCEEFDLPRSIVHLDPGTITLTTARRTYAFGVGPAHTTTREELDGTIGELARAEGAEIRTRALFRGLRREREGTVVEYADTAAGERRTIRARSVFLAQGSSARLDAVDARFGYPGWAAGLITCLQYRVYPVRPAVPETYQTLEMHYYVSPRSGHNVIAWMFPKRDHLSIGLGIQAKLPGTALRAELDAFLMTVEQRLFAGVPYTLREEGNLLYGGAPRPAIGAEGVMVGGTAAGLVDATTGEGIYEAAQTGRLAAEAAAGARAGRPADPARWYERSVRRAFYRRLRHRHRLMTMLERKPARFDVLFEQLASNPRFADLLQRERSAFGPMEWMYLYAQAAKFGLRALQV, from the coding sequence GTGCGGACGGGCATCCGGCGCCCGGGCGCGAACGAGGCCGAGCAGATGGAGTCGACCGAGTTTCTCGTCGTCGGATGCGGGCCCGCGGGTGGGACCGCGGCACGGGAAGCGGCCCGGCGCGGCGTGGCCACGGTCGTGCTCGAACGGGACCCGGTCGTCGGCGCGAAGCGGGTCTGCGCGGCCGGCCTGCGGCCCGGATTTTGCGAGGAGTTCGACCTGCCGCGCTCGATCGTGCACCTCGACCCGGGGACGATCACGCTCACGACGGCCCGGCGCACCTACGCGTTCGGGGTCGGTCCGGCGCACACGACGACCCGCGAGGAGCTCGACGGCACGATCGGCGAGCTGGCACGCGCGGAGGGCGCGGAGATCCGTACCCGGGCGCTGTTTCGCGGCCTGCGCCGCGAACGCGAGGGGACGGTGGTCGAATACGCCGACACGGCCGCCGGCGAACGCCGGACGATCCGCGCCCGCAGCGTGTTCCTGGCCCAGGGCTCGAGCGCGCGGCTCGACGCCGTCGACGCCCGCTTCGGCTATCCGGGCTGGGCGGCCGGCTTGATCACCTGCCTGCAGTACCGCGTCTATCCCGTACGGCCGGCGGTCCCCGAGACCTACCAGACGCTCGAGATGCACTACTACGTCTCGCCGCGCTCCGGGCACAACGTGATCGCCTGGATGTTCCCCAAGCGCGATCACCTCTCGATCGGCCTGGGCATCCAGGCCAAGCTGCCCGGGACCGCCCTGCGGGCCGAGCTCGACGCGTTCCTGATGACCGTCGAGCAGCGGCTCTTCGCGGGCGTCCCCTACACGTTGCGCGAGGAAGGCAACCTCCTGTACGGAGGCGCGCCGCGGCCGGCGATCGGCGCCGAGGGCGTCATGGTCGGCGGGACCGCGGCCGGCCTGGTCGACGCCACGACCGGCGAGGGAATCTACGAGGCGGCTCAGACCGGGCGGCTGGCCGCCGAGGCGGCCGCCGGGGCGCGGGCGGGCCGGCCGGCCGATCCGGCGCGCTGGTACGAGCGATCCGTCCGGCGTGCCTTCTACCGCCGCCTTCGCCACCGCCACCGGCTGATGACGATGCTCGAGCGCAAGCCGGCTCGGTTCGATGTGCTGTTCGAGCAGCTCGCGTCAAATCCACGCTTCGCCGACCTGCTCCAGCGCGAACGCAGCGCTTTCGGGCCGATGGAATGGATGTATCTGTACGCACAGGCCGCGAAGTTCGGCCTGCGGGCGCTGCAGGTCTAG
- a CDS encoding CheR family methyltransferase, producing the protein MQDISDQEFVAIRDLIRERFGLWYDDQKRFLLLSRLQTRLAKRGFQTYGQYVDFLRFDLKREDEWRDLASALSNNETYFFREAAQLKALAGSILDEFLTRSPRVRLWSSASSSGEEPYSLAMTLLGTGKIADSNLQIRATDISPRVLDMAARGFYRTLSFRATEPSVIQRWFHPQDDGFVIDERIKRIVSFGRLNLMEGAAVAAEGPFDAIFCRNVLIYFDKATQKRVVESFAKALRPGGYLFLGHAESLFHLTDLYEPIIGPEAIVYRLRAAVPA; encoded by the coding sequence GTGCAGGACATCTCGGACCAGGAGTTCGTGGCGATTCGCGATTTGATTCGCGAGCGTTTCGGGCTGTGGTACGACGACCAAAAGCGGTTCTTGCTGCTCAGCCGGCTGCAGACGCGGCTGGCCAAGCGCGGCTTCCAAACCTACGGCCAATACGTCGACTTCCTGCGCTTCGACCTCAAACGCGAGGACGAGTGGAGAGACCTCGCGTCGGCGCTCTCGAACAACGAGACGTACTTCTTTCGCGAGGCCGCGCAGCTCAAGGCCCTGGCCGGCTCGATCCTCGACGAGTTCCTGACCCGCTCGCCGCGGGTGCGGCTGTGGTCGTCCGCCAGCTCCTCCGGTGAGGAGCCCTACTCGCTGGCGATGACGCTGCTGGGGACGGGCAAGATCGCGGATTCCAACCTCCAGATCCGGGCCACCGACATCTCGCCGCGCGTGCTCGACATGGCCGCGCGCGGCTTTTACCGCACCCTCTCGTTCCGCGCCACCGAGCCGTCCGTGATCCAGCGCTGGTTCCACCCCCAGGACGATGGGTTCGTGATCGACGAGCGAATCAAACGGATCGTCTCGTTCGGACGGCTGAACCTGATGGAGGGCGCGGCGGTCGCGGCCGAAGGGCCCTTCGACGCGATCTTCTGCCGGAACGTGCTCATCTATTTCGACAAGGCGACGCAGAAACGGGTCGTCGAGTCCTTCGCCAAAGCCCTGCGCCCCGGAGGCTATTTGTTCTTGGGTCACGCCGAGTCGCTCTTCCACCTGACCGATCTGTACGAGCCGATCATCGGCCCGGAAGCGATCGTCTATCGCCTGCGCGCCGCGGTGCCGGCATGA
- a CDS encoding chemotaxis response regulator protein-glutamate methylesterase, giving the protein MSQRIITVVITDDSAFMRRAIQKMLEKESDIQVVGTAASGEEGIEMIERLKPDVCTMDVEMPGMGGLEAARTVIARRGPPIIMVSALTREGAETTLRALEIGAVDFIPKPDSALIDIVNVQRELVEKVRLFGSRGAYLRAMQGQRPTPDRTIEQRPEPKSAPARVVPPPPVVPPRPRPGGRAGGFACVAIGTSTGGPVALSQILPRLPADFPIPIVVVQHMPPGFTKPLAERLDSASKIHVVEGTNGMALGAGTAIVAPAGKQLRLTRSLGSVVVTLSDDASKSLHVPSVDVMAASVGETYGAGALGVILTGMGHDGVEGLRVIKERGGFVVGQDEASAVVYGMPRAAAVAGLVDRVVPLDAVGRTLCELTGTAFAPA; this is encoded by the coding sequence ATGAGCCAGCGCATCATCACGGTCGTCATCACCGACGACTCGGCGTTCATGCGCCGCGCGATCCAGAAGATGTTGGAGAAGGAATCCGACATCCAGGTCGTGGGGACCGCGGCCAGCGGCGAGGAGGGCATCGAGATGATCGAGCGCCTCAAGCCGGACGTGTGCACGATGGACGTCGAGATGCCCGGGATGGGCGGCCTCGAGGCGGCGCGCACGGTGATCGCGCGGCGCGGACCGCCGATCATCATGGTCAGCGCGCTCACGCGCGAAGGCGCCGAGACGACCCTGCGCGCGCTCGAGATCGGCGCCGTCGACTTCATCCCCAAGCCCGATTCGGCGCTGATCGACATCGTCAACGTGCAGCGCGAGCTGGTGGAGAAAGTTCGCCTGTTCGGTTCGCGCGGCGCGTATCTGCGCGCGATGCAAGGACAGCGCCCGACGCCCGATCGCACGATCGAGCAGCGCCCCGAACCCAAGTCCGCGCCGGCGCGCGTCGTTCCCCCGCCGCCGGTCGTGCCGCCGCGCCCGCGTCCGGGCGGCCGCGCGGGCGGCTTCGCGTGCGTCGCCATCGGCACGTCGACCGGCGGCCCGGTCGCGCTCTCGCAGATCTTGCCGCGGCTGCCGGCGGATTTCCCCATCCCGATCGTCGTCGTGCAGCACATGCCGCCCGGCTTCACCAAGCCGCTCGCCGAGCGGCTCGACTCGGCCAGCAAGATCCACGTCGTCGAAGGCACCAACGGGATGGCGCTCGGCGCCGGCACGGCGATCGTCGCGCCGGCCGGCAAGCAGCTGCGGTTGACGCGTTCGCTCGGCTCGGTGGTCGTGACGCTCTCCGACGACGCGAGCAAATCGTTGCACGTGCCGAGCGTGGACGTCATGGCGGCCTCCGTCGGCGAGACGTACGGGGCCGGCGCGCTGGGCGTGATCCTGACCGGGATGGGACACGACGGCGTCGAGGGGCTGCGCGTCATCAAGGAGCGCGGCGGGTTCGTCGTCGGTCAGGACGAGGCCAGCGCGGTCGTCTACGGGATGCCGCGCGCGGCGGCGGTCGCCGGCTTGGTGGACCGCGTCGTCCCGCTCGACGCGGTCGGTCGCACGCTCTGCGAGCTGACGGGCACTGCGTTTGCTCCGGCTTGA
- a CDS encoding FliA/WhiG family RNA polymerase sigma factor, with protein MKALRDGSRYVIGGVELSREEIVHKYLHLVKYVAGRISINLPPNVEINDLINDGILGLIDAIEKYDDERGVKFETYAITRINGAILDALRALDWVPRAVRQRARELERIYQELEVQLGRAATEEEVADRMGLSVKELDVLMQKIRGTSVLSLEEFLPNERGYEIPLLDTLRDDGTEVTNAVEAREIKAALIRAVDELPPQERTVISLYYFEGLTLKEIKGALNVSESRVSQIHAQAVIHLRTKLRALRADLGYREGDPTVKQKYTRRNAAQASTGDVGATG; from the coding sequence GTGAAAGCACTCCGTGATGGCTCGCGCTACGTGATCGGCGGAGTCGAGCTCAGTCGTGAGGAGATCGTCCACAAGTATTTACACCTGGTGAAGTATGTCGCCGGGCGTATCTCCATCAACTTGCCCCCCAACGTCGAGATCAACGACCTGATCAACGATGGCATCCTGGGCCTGATCGACGCGATCGAGAAGTACGACGACGAGCGCGGCGTCAAGTTCGAAACCTACGCCATCACCCGCATCAACGGCGCCATTCTGGACGCCTTGCGTGCCCTGGATTGGGTGCCCCGTGCCGTCCGCCAGCGGGCGCGCGAGCTCGAGCGCATCTATCAAGAGCTGGAAGTCCAGCTCGGCCGGGCCGCGACCGAGGAAGAAGTCGCCGACCGGATGGGGCTCTCGGTCAAAGAGCTCGACGTCCTGATGCAAAAGATTCGCGGGACCTCGGTCCTCTCGCTCGAGGAGTTCCTCCCCAACGAGCGGGGCTACGAGATCCCGCTGCTCGACACGCTCCGCGACGACGGCACCGAGGTCACCAACGCCGTCGAGGCCCGCGAGATCAAGGCCGCGCTGATCCGGGCCGTCGACGAGCTGCCGCCGCAAGAGCGGACCGTCATCTCGCTCTACTATTTCGAAGGGCTGACCCTCAAGGAGATCAAGGGCGCCCTGAACGTCTCGGAGTCGCGGGTCTCGCAGATCCACGCCCAGGCCGTGATCCACCTGCGCACGAAGTTACGGGCACTGCGCGCCGACCTTGGTTACCGTGAGGGCGACCCGACGGTGAAGCAGAAGTACACGCGACGCAACGCCGCGCAGGCTTCGACCGGGGACGTCGGGGCCACCGGCTAA
- a CDS encoding EscU/YscU/HrcU family type III secretion system export apparatus switch protein: MRSRYFDARRNAPERPAAAALNYDPTKPGPPEIVAIGRGLTAEEIVRLAREHEVPVHQDAGLVEALAKLEVGQRLPRELYAIVAEVLAFVYAVDAQASA, from the coding sequence ATGAGATCGCGCTATTTCGACGCGCGCCGCAACGCGCCGGAACGTCCCGCCGCGGCGGCGCTCAACTACGACCCCACCAAGCCGGGGCCGCCCGAGATCGTCGCGATCGGACGCGGGCTGACCGCCGAGGAGATCGTGCGGCTGGCCCGCGAGCACGAGGTTCCCGTCCACCAGGATGCCGGGCTGGTCGAAGCGCTGGCCAAGCTCGAAGTCGGACAGCGGCTGCCCCGCGAGCTGTACGCGATCGTCGCCGAGGTCTTGGCGTTCGTGTACGCGGTCGACGCGCAGGCCTCGGCGTAG